The sequence below is a genomic window from Tubulanus polymorphus chromosome 1, tnTubPoly1.2, whole genome shotgun sequence.
TCCTCAGCCTTTGTTGATATGTGGTTCTAATGCAATATGATAAGACGTGTCAAGTGAAAAGAAACCTTtcgaaattatattttatgagtaaatatttattttacaaaaacgtACATATTATCATGTAAACACTTATTTATCTTAAGTTTTTTTCGAGTGCGCTTCAATTATTCGGACTCGAGGGAATAAAACCAGTGAAGAATTCAGAATTATACACAGCACATGATAGTTACTAGAGTCTATGAATTGAAACGAAGTTCTCTAATCCTGGTCCATTGTttccgctgctgctgctgctgctggttgAGCCTCCTCACCAGCTGGCTTCTCTCCACCTTCTTGTTCCATTGCctggaaaaaaataacaacaattggttacataattttctCAGTGAGAAAATCTTACGTTGGAAATACAAGACGATAACTCACCGGAGGATCATCAGTTCCGGCTCCAGGTGAACGACCTTCACCTTCTATCATTGCCAACTGAAGTATCGGTGAAGGAATCTAAACAAAACTGTTTTATCGTTTACAGATTAGGTAAAATTAGCAAATTTCGATGCTTTTTTACAATCAAACTCGCTTGAAAAAAACTGCCACAAGTCGTTTTATTCTAGTCCAAATTTTTATCTTAAGTAACAGCTTACTGATTATCACAACTAGGAGTTTGATCATAGCTCAAAAGAAAGTAGAATCTGACGCCAGGTCCTAGGCTTCTTAAATGGATGTAAATATCGTAGTATAAAGGATACATATTTGGCAACTTTATCATCGTCATAAACATCAAATGGCATATCTTTACCTACAATACCGACTGAACAATTctgtaataaaaataataatcagacAACATTAATAAACAATCCATACACGTCGCGTGATTAGATTCTATTAAagatttatagaaatattacaaaCTTTCGTTGTGAGTTCAACTTCATTCGGTAATGTATCGCGTAGAGCTCTCAGACCGTGTTTTATAAGTTCTTCACCATCACCTGAATTTAACAGATTTTACTATTAAATAATACACAATTCCAGAAACAAGAGAAACTCCTACTAGCAGCGTCTAGTACTTACATTCTAGAAAAGTACTCATATGTTTCTCCAAGTAAGTTCTCGCTGATTGAGATCTGGATCCAATTGCCATAGCTTTACAGTCGTAGTAGTTAGCTGATGGACATGTTTGGTATATATGCGCA
It includes:
- the LOC141901075 gene encoding proteasome subunit alpha type-1-like translates to MFRNQYDTDVSVWSPQGRIHQIDYAMEAVKQGSATVGLKSNTHAVIVALKRAPSELSAHQKKILAIDDHVGISIAGLTADARLLSKYMRTECLNSRFAYDSPLPVNRLVGMLGTKSQVPTQIYGRRPFGVGLLVAGYDDMGAHIYQTCPSANYYDCKAMAIGSRSQSARTYLEKHMSTFLECDGEELIKHGLRALRDTLPNEVELTTKNCSVGIVGKDMPFDVYDDDKVAKYLAMIEGEGRSPGAGTDDPPAMEQEGGEKPAGEEAQPAAAAAAETMDQD